In Bosea vestrisii, the following are encoded in one genomic region:
- a CDS encoding mandelate racemase/muconate lactonizing enzyme family protein: MPKIEAVDFFYLAMPVVTDEADGSQDALLVRVAAGGHVGWGECEAAPLPSIAAFICPMSHGVCRPVADSVLGQALDGPEDIARIAAAVAYNSMDLLQAPHTFSGVEMALWDILGKLRSEPVWRLLGYRQSHPKTPYASVLFGDTPQETLERARDARKRSFRAAKFGWGPIGRGSVEADAEHFVAAREGLGADGILLVDTGQIFIEDVERAAARLPAMEKADVRWFEEPFHASALEAYGALAGRSPKVRLAGGEGAHNESMAKQLIDYGGIGYVQIDCGRIGGIGPSKAVADYAVAKGVTFVNHTFTSHLALSASLQPYAGLADHEICEYPAMPKPLATAISANHLERDAQGQVAAPDAPGLGIEVATTALQSYLQDVEITVQGKRLYSTPSL; encoded by the coding sequence ATGCCCAAAATCGAGGCTGTCGACTTCTTCTATCTCGCCATGCCCGTCGTCACCGACGAAGCCGATGGCAGCCAGGACGCGCTGCTGGTGCGCGTCGCCGCCGGCGGCCATGTTGGCTGGGGCGAATGCGAGGCGGCGCCACTGCCGTCGATTGCCGCCTTCATCTGCCCGATGTCGCACGGGGTCTGCCGGCCTGTCGCCGATTCCGTCCTCGGCCAGGCACTGGATGGCCCGGAGGATATTGCCCGCATCGCCGCCGCGGTCGCCTATAACTCGATGGACCTGCTGCAGGCGCCGCATACCTTCTCCGGCGTCGAGATGGCCTTGTGGGACATCCTTGGCAAATTGCGCTCCGAGCCGGTCTGGCGCCTGCTCGGCTATCGCCAGAGCCACCCCAAGACGCCCTATGCTTCCGTCCTGTTCGGTGACACGCCGCAGGAGACGCTGGAGCGTGCGCGGGATGCCAGGAAGCGGAGTTTCCGAGCCGCCAAGTTCGGCTGGGGGCCGATTGGCCGCGGCAGCGTCGAGGCCGATGCTGAGCATTTCGTCGCGGCGCGGGAAGGGCTCGGAGCGGATGGAATTCTCTTGGTCGATACCGGCCAGATCTTCATCGAGGACGTCGAGCGTGCGGCCGCCCGCTTGCCGGCGATGGAAAAGGCGGATGTCCGCTGGTTCGAGGAACCCTTCCACGCCAGTGCTCTCGAAGCCTATGGCGCGCTCGCCGGGCGCAGCCCCAAGGTGCGCCTCGCCGGTGGCGAAGGCGCCCACAATGAATCCATGGCCAAGCAGCTGATCGACTATGGCGGCATCGGCTACGTCCAGATCGATTGCGGGCGGATCGGCGGCATCGGTCCCTCGAAGGCGGTGGCGGACTATGCGGTGGCGAAGGGCGTGACCTTCGTCAACCACACCTTCACCTCGCATCTCGCCCTCTCGGCCTCGCTGCAGCCCTATGCCGGGCTCGCCGATCACGAGATCTGCGAGTATCCGGCGATGCCGAAGCCGCTCGCCACGGCGATCTCCGCCAATCATCTGGAGCGCGATGCGCAGGGGCAGGTCGCAGCGCCCGATGCGCCCGGCCTCGGCATCGAGGTCGCGACAACCGCGCTGCAGAGCTACCTGCAGGACGTCGAAATCACGGTCCAGGGCAAGCGGCTCTACAGCACGCCCAGCCTCTGA